TCGGCGCTTTGAGTTCGCCCAAGGCCGGTGACGCGCAGGGTAACGGTCGCAGTGGCAGTGGCCTGACCGCCGTCGGGCAGAAACTTGCCCAGCTGCCGGTGGATCCGCGGCTGGGCCGGATGATCGTGGAGGCCGGCAAACGCGGCTGCGTACGCGAAGTCATGATCCTGGCCGCAGCACTGACCATCCAGGACCCCCGCGAACGGCCCACGGACAAGCAGCAGCTTGCCGCGGAAAAGCATGCACGCTTCCGGGATGAGTTGTCGGACTTCACCGGCTTCCTTAACCTGTGGAACTACATCCAGGAAAAGCAGCGCGAACTCTCCTCAACCCAGTTCCGCAAGCTGTGCCGCAACGAATTCATCAACTACCTGCGTGTTCGTGAGTGGCAGGACCTTTTCACCCAGCTTCGGCAGATGGCCAAACCTCTTGGCATTGTGTTGGACAACAAACGCGAAGCTGATCCCGTCGGCAACTACGAGGGCATCCACATCAGCCTGCTCTCCGGATTGCTGAGCCACATCGGTCTCCTGGATGAGCGCAAGCGCGAATACGCCGGTGCACGCGGCAGCCGCTTCGCGATCTTCCCCGGCTCGGCGCTGTTCAAGAAATCCCCGGCGTTCGTGATGGCGGCCGAGCTCGTGGAAACCAGCCGGTTGTGGGCGCGTGTTGCTGCCAAGTTCGATCCTTTGTGGGCCGAGCAAGTCGCCCCGGACCTGGTGAAGAGGTCGTACAGCGAACCTCATTGGTCTTCGCGGCAAGGCGCCGTCATGGCCCATGAGAAGGTGACGCTGTACGGCGTGCCGATTATTCCTAACCGCCGGGTCAACTACGGGCGCATCGATCCCGAACTCTCCCGGGAAATGTTCATTCGCCATGCCTTGGTGGAGGGCGAGTGGAAAACACACCATAAGTTCTTCCATCGCAACCGTGCCCTGCTCCAGGAAATCGAAGAACTCGAAACCCGCATGAGGCGGCGGGACATCCTGGTGGACGACCAGACGCTGTTCGACTTCTATGACGCACGCGTGGGCAAAGAAGTGGTCTCCGAGAGGCACTTTGATAAGTGGTGGAAGGATGCCCGCCACACGGATCCCGCTCTCCTGGACTTCGACCAATCGTTGTTGATGAGCGAAGACGCCGAGGCGCTGGACGACTCCGCATACCCGAAGAGCTGGCTGCACAAGGGATTCGAACTCCCGTTGAGCTACGAGTTCCATCCGGTGGCGCCCGGTTCGGCCCCTAATCCATCCGACGGTGTTACCGCTGAAGTCCCGGTGCTGTTCCTGAACCAACTGGACGATGCCCCGTTCCGCTGGCAAATTCCGGGGCAACGTGTAGAGCTGGTGACAGCGCTGATCAAGTCGCTACCCAAGCAAATACGGAAGAACTTTGTGCCTGCCCCGGACGTTGCACGGCAAGCAACCGCAGCGCTGGAAGCCGATTTCGACCCCGCCACCGATGAACTGGAGCCGTCCTTGGAACTGGTCCTTCGCCGGCTCCGCGGACACGTCATTCCTCCAGGCTCGTGGAACTGGGACGCGGTACCGCCTCACTTGCGCGTGAGCTTCAAGGTGGTGGACAGCAAGGGCAAGGTGCTTGACGAAGGAAAGGACCTCGCTGAACTCCAGGAGAAGCTGGCGCCGGCAACGCGCCGCGCCATCGCCGAATCGCTCGGCGCCACACCCGCGACGACGTCACGCGCCAAGGGCGGCAAGGGAACCGGCACGTCGGGCCCACCCAACGGTCAAACGCCAGCCCCGGGCGCAACGCCCGCAGGCGATGGAATTGTTGCCGAACGCGGCGGCATCACCACGTGGGACTTCAGCACCGTGGAGCGCCAGGTTACCCGGACGGTCAAGGGCCACGCCGTCACCGGGTTCCCGGCGATCGTGGACGAAGGAAAGTCCGTGGCACTCCGGGTATTTCAGACCCGCCCGGAGCAGGAGGCCGCCATGCGTGGCGGCGTCATACGATTGCTTGCCCTGCGGATCCCGCCACCCGACCGTTACGTGCTGGAGCACCTCAGTAACACGGAGAAGCTGACGTTTAGCCAGAACCCGCACGGATCCGTGAGCGCACTCATCGCGGACTGCGCACTGGCAGCCATCGACAAACTGGTTCCGCAGGATCTGCCATGGGACAAGGAGGCGTTCGATGCGTTGTACGAGGTAGTCCGCGCAGAACTGATCGATACCGTGTTCACAGTGACGGCCGTCGTCGAACGTGTCCTGGCCAGCACCCGCAGGATCCAGAAAGAGCTCAAGTCCAATGCAAGCCTGCCGCTGATCAGTGCCCTCAACGATATGAAGAGCCAGCTGGAGCAGTTGGTCTTTCCTGGCTTTGTGGCACAGACGGGCTACGCGCAGCTCAGCCAACTGCCGCGGTACCTTCAGGGCATCGAGAAACGGCTGCAAAAGCTCCCTGGCAACGTCCAACGGGACAGCTTGAACATGGCGATCATTCAGGCGCTGGAGGATGACTACGATGACGCTGTTTCTGCTCTCCTTCCGGGGCGCAGGGCGGGCACCGAGTTAACCCGTGTGCGCTGGATGATCGAAGAACTGCGGGTGAGCCTCTTTGCGGTGGAGCTCGGCACGGCCTACTCGGTGTCGGAGAAGCGGATCCGCACGGTGCTGAACCAGGCCCTGGCACCCGCATAACCGCACCCGCATTGCCATGAAAAACCCGGCGGTGCTTATTAGCACCGCCGGGTTAAGTCGTGTAGGAGTCAGTCCTCGGGGACAGCGTCCCCGTGGCCCGCTTCCCGGAGCGCCGCACGGAGCTTCACTGCCGTGGCCTCCATGACCGCGGGATCCGGGTTGTGGTCCACGTTGTGAATTTCAAAGTCTGCCGTGGAGTAGGCAGGCCACACGTGAACATGCAGGTGGTCCACCTCGAAGCCTTCCATCAGGACGCCCACACGCTTGGCATCAAACAAATCCTCCTGCACCTTGCCGATGCGCTGGGCCACGTCCATGACCTTGGCCAGCAATTCGGGACTAGCATGCGTCCATGAGTCAACCTCATCACGCGGCACCACCAGGGTGTGCCCTTGGGTGATGGGCGAAATGGTCAGGAAAGCAACCACGTCCTGGTCCTTCCACACAAAGCGGCCCGGGATTTCCCCATTGATGATCTTTGTGAACAGTGTGCTCATGCGTCTGCCCTTTCGGATGGTTCCTGAAGAGTTGCTGTGTCCAGTACGAAACGGTACTTCACGTCGCCGGCCACCATGCGGTCGTAGGCTTCATTGAGTTGCTCCGCAGCGACAACCTCGATGTCGCTCACCACTCCGTGTTCCGCACAGAAGTCCAGCATTTCCTGCGTCTCCTCGATGCCACCAATCAACGAACCCGCATAGGCGAGTCGACGGCGGATGAGCAACCCGGGGCTGACCGGCGGCATGTCCTCAGCGGGAAGTCCCAACTGGAAGAGGGCCCCGTCCAGGCGAAGGGTCCGGAAGTAGGGGTTGAGATCGTGGGGCGCCGCCACTGTGTCGATAATGACGTCAATGCTCCGGTTAGCGGCCTCCATGGCGTCCGCATCCTTGGACAGGACCACGTGGTCGGCGCCGAGTGCCCGGGCAGCGTCGAACTTGGACTCGGAGGTGGTGAAAACGGTGACGTCGGCGCCCATGGCCTTGGCGATCTTGACAGCCATATGCCCCAGACCACCCAAGCCCACCACTCCCACGGAGTCGCCTTCTTCCACATCGAAATACCGGAGCGGCGAATAGGTGGTGATGCCGGCGCACAGCAACGGTGCGGCCGCCGCGGCGTCCAAAGCATCCGGGACGCGCAGTACGAAGCGCCTGTCCACCACCACCGACGTCGAATACCCGCCTTGGGTGACCGAGTCGCCGTTTCGCGGATCTACAGCACCGTACGTGCCGATGTTGCCCCGCTCGCAGTACTGTTCCAATCCATCAAGACAGCTTTCGCATTCGCGGCATGAGTCCACCAAGCAGCCGACACCTACGCGGTCGCCGGGAGCGAAGTCCTGCACCGCGCCGCCTACACGGGTGACGCGACCTACGATCTCATGGCCGGGGACCAGCGGGTAGGGAGGAACCCGCCATTCACCGCGCGTTGCGTGCACATCCGAGTGGCACAGTCCGCAGAACTCAATGGCAATCTCCACGTCATCCTCTTTAGGTGCGCGGCGGGCCACCGTCAGGGGTACCAAACCACTGTCCGGAGACGTCGCGCCGTAGGCGGCCGCCAGCGTGCTTCCGGTCCTGGATTCACTGGTGTCCAAAGTAATGGGCTTGGCAAGGGGCGGGGGCACAGGGCGTCCGGGAGTCATGCTCCGACGCTACTCCCGGCAGCCGTGCTTGTGCCACTTGGGTGGCCACCGGCTCCTTCAAAAGGCTCGCTGCCCACAGCGACGTCGTTGGCATCATTGTTGGACCATTGCGAGAACGATCCCGGGAACAGCGCCGCACGGTAACCGGCGATCTCCAAGGCGGCGATCTCATGGGATGCCGTCACTCCGGAACCGCAATACACCGCAACGTTGGACGAGGTGCCCAGACCCAACTCCTCAAAGCGCCGCCGCAACTCCTCCACCGGCAGGAACATGCCCTCGGCCGTGACGTTCCCTGTGGTCGGCGCGCTCAGTGCGCCCGGGATATGCCCGGCCCTGGGGTCAATCGGCTCCACTTCACCGCGGTACCGCTCCCCCGCCCGGGCATCCAGCAACACGCCCCTGCGGTGCCACTGTGCCGCCTCACTCTCGGAAATGACCGGCATGCGGTCCTCGCCCAACGTGACATTCCCGACGGCGGGACTCACCTCGCCGGTCTCCACCGCGTAACCGTTCGCGCGCCAGGCTGCCAAGCCGCCGTCGAGCAGGTAGACAGCGTCAACGCCGGCGTTCCGCAGCATCCACCAAACACGTGCTGCGGCCATGTTGCCGCTGTTGTCGTACGCGACGATCGTGTCGCCGTCGTTGATCCCCCACCTTCGCGCGGAGTCCTGAAAGTGGTCGCGGATTGGCAGTGGGTGGCGGCCCAGCCCGGGCTGCGCGTGGTCGGCCAGCTCTGTGGGGAGGTCCACGAAAACGGCGCCTGGAAGGTGGGCCGTCAGATAGTCAAGGTGACCGTCAGTACGGCCCAGGACCCAGCGGACATCCAGGAGTACGGTCCGCTCCCCGGTTTCGAGTCGCTGGTGAAGTGCTGACGCACTTATCAACGTGGCCATGGTTCTCCTTCGTTCTTGCGGCGACGGTCAGGCATCCGGTCTTCCTGCATAGGCTCTGTTGCTGCCGGTGCCCGAATTCCAGCCTAGGCTTATCCGGTGAGCAATTCGTGTATTCAGGACAGGGCATGGGCCAGTGAGGCCATCCGCAAGATCGAGGCAGAGAACAACCGCTCGGCCGACACCCATCTTTACGCGGTTCCACTCCCGGAGCACTGGGGCGTCCAGCTGTACCTGAAAGACGAGTCAACGCATAGATCCGGCAGCCTCAAGCACCGCCTGGCACGATCTTTGTTCCTGTACGGCCTGGTCAACGGCTGGATCACGGAAGGCACCACCATTGTGGAAGCCTCCAGCGGCAGCACGGCCGTTTCCGAGGCCTATTTCGCCCGGCTCATTGGATTGCCTTTCATCGCGGTGATGACAAAGACCACCAGCCCCGAGAAGATCGCCCTGATCGAGGAGTTCGGCGGCGCTTGCCTGCTGGTCGACCACGCGTCCGAGGTCTATGCCGTGGCCGAAGAGACTGCCAGGACGTCCGGTGGTTACTACATGGACCAGTTCACCTACGCCGAGCGGGCGACGGACTGGCGCGGCAACAACAACATCGCGGAATCGATCTTCGAACAACTCTCTTTGGAAGAACACCCGGTTCCGGACTGGATCGTGGTGGGTGCAGGCACCGGCGGTACCAGCGCCACTATTGGCCGCTACCTGCGGTACAACCGCTACAACACCCGCCTGGCCGTGGTGGATCCCGAAAACTCAGCCTTCTACCCGGCGTGGCGCGACGGAGACGCGGCTGCGGCCACGGGCCTGCCCTCCAGGATCGAGGGCATCGGCCGGCCTCGCTCTGAGCCCAGCTTCGTGCCGGCGGTCATCGACCATATGATCCAAGTGCCCGACGCCGCATCCGTTGCCGCCATGCGGCACCTCCGGAAACTCACCGGCCTCCATGCGGGCCCCTCAACCGGCACCAACCTGTGGGGCGTCTGGCAGTTGGTGGCCGGGATGGTGGCTGAGGGCCGCAAAGGCAACATCGTTTCACTCATGTGCGACGCCGGCGACCGCTATGCGGGCAGCTACAACGACGCCGGGTGGCTGGCCGCGCACGGCCTGGATCCCGCACCGCACGAAGCAGTTCTGGAGCGCTTTCACAACACCGGGGTGTGGACCGCCTAGACCTCCACGGACTCCATGGGCGCCAGTCGCACGTAGGCGGTGCCATAGCGGGCCCCGATCCGGGTGACATGCCCCTCCACGATGCCGCGTCCCAATTCGTTGAGCAGCCCGTCGTGGACCGGGAAAGCCTTGGGTGCACGGACGGAAATCACGAAGTCCACCACTTCACCCACTTTGGACCACGGTGCATGGATGGGGACCAAGAGGGTCTGGACGTTGATCCCGTCAGGGACAACGAACGAATCCCCCGGGTGGAATACGTTGTCATCCACCAGATAGCCGATGTTCGCTACCACCGGGATCTGTGCGTGGATGACGGCATGTTGTCCACCGAAGGTCCGGATACTGAACCCTGCCGCGTCAAAGGCGGAGTTGGGCTCTACGGTATGCACGCGGTCGGAGACATCGCCGTTTTCCTTCAGCGCAGCAGCCACCCCGGCCGGGGCGTGGACCTCAAGCGCGGTGTTGCTCCGCAGGGCTGCTGTCACCGCGGGACGGTCGATGTGGTCGTTATGCTCGTGCGTCACAAGTACAGCGTGGGCCCCGCTCAGCGCTTCCTCTGCTTCAGAGAAAGTCCCGGGATCGATCACCAGGACCTTTCCCTCTTTCTCCAACCGGACACAGGCATGGGTGTACTTGGTGAGCTTCATGGAGACAGCCTAGGGGCGCCCGCTGACAGTTTCCAAGCTTCCCGTACTGGTAAAATTGGGCTTTGCCAGCATCCCCAGGGAAGTGAGTCTTTCAATGCCACAAGGCACCAGTTCCGCCACGACCGGCAATGAAGCGCCGGCCACCAGCGGCGTCAAGGAGCAGCGCGTCACCAAGCAACGCTTGGCCGTCAGCGCAGCCTTGGATGAATTGGATGACTTCGTCAGCACCCAGGAGCTGTACCGGCTTTTGCAGAACAAAGGCATCTCCGTGTCGTTGGCCACTGCGTACCGCATCCTGCAGTCCTTGGCTGACGACGGACTCATTGATGTCCTCCGGAACGGTGATGGTGAAGCCGTCTACCGCCGGTGTGCAGTCACCGGACACCACCACCACCTGCTCTGCCGCAACTGCGGCAAGGCAGAAGAAGTGGAGGCACCCGCCGTCGAGACCTGGGCTGCCCGCACGGCAACTGAACACGGCTTCACCGAGGTTGCCCACACAGTGGAAATCTTCGGGCTATGCCCCGAATGCACGGCCAAAAAAGCAGCCGGCAAGCTCTAGAGCGCACCGGCCGGCTGGTCCCGTGACACCCGGCCGTTGAGGCCCCTGTTGGCGCGGACCCTGCCGATGATCCGGCACACCACGTAAATCAGGAAGGACAGCGTGGTGACGTAAGGGCTGATGGGGATGCGACTGCCCAAAGCCAAGAGAATTCCGCCCACTGTGGCCGTCATCGCGAAAAGCACACTCAACAACACCACCAAACGCGGCGATGTAGTCACCCTCAGCGCAGCAGCTGCAGGGGTGATCAGTAAGGCGAGGACCAAGAGTGCGCCAACAATCTGGATGGACAGGGCCACGCTGACCCCCAAAAGCACCATGAAGCCGATGGCCAGTCCCCGGACAGGAACGCCTCTGGCCTCAGCCATCTCCGGGTCTACGCTGGCAAAGCTCAGTGGCCGCCATATTGCCACCAGCGCTGCCATCACTACCACGGCGGTGCCGGCCAAAACTTGCAGCTGAACCGAGTCCACGGACACAATCTGACCGGTCAGCAAGCCGAACTTGTTCGCTGCGCGCCCCTCATACAGAGCAAGGAACAAGATCCCCAGGCCCAGGCCGAATGGCATGATCACACCGATGATCGAGTTCTTGTCCCGCGCCCGGACTCCCATGAAACCAAGAAGCACAGCGGCAGCTACCGAGCCGATCAAGGAACCGAAAATGATGTCGGCACCGATCAACAGGGCAAACGCTGCGCCGGCGAAGGACAGCTCGGAGATGCCGTGAACAGCGAATGCAAGGTCCCGCTTCATGACGAACGTACCAACCAGTCCGCCCAGCAAGCCGAGAACAGCTCCCGCCCAGATGGAATTCTGGACAAGGACCAGCAACTCACCATAGTTCTCGAAGTTGAAAATGGTCTGCAGGATGCTCTCAAGATCCATCTAGAACTCCTCCCCTGCGGTGGCGTGGGCATCGTCATGGAAGTGCGTGGTTGCGTCGGGAAGACCGACGACGACGATCCTTCCGTTGGTGTGGATGACCTCCACATGGCTGTCGTACAACTCGGAAAGAACTTCCGTGGTCATCACTTCCTGGGGCGTCCCTACCCGGAACTGGCCGCCGGCAAGGTAGAGGACCCGGTCCACGTAGTCGATCACAGGGTTGATCTCGTGGGTCACGAAGACCACAGCGCTGTTCCGCTCGTGGCATTGCTTGTTGATCAGCGCACTGACCCCCTGCTGATGGTGCAAATCGAGGGACAGCAATGGTTCATCGCAGAGGAGAACCTGAGGTTCGGTGGCCAGCGCCTGTGCAACCCTGAGCCGTTGTTGCTCGCCCCCGGACAATTGCCCTACCGGCACCTTGGCATAGTCTGAGGCACCCACCTGCTCCAACAGCGCGTCGATCCGCTGGTTGACGTTGCCGGATGCGAATCGCATTCCCCAGCGGTGACCGTCAATACCCAGACCCACCAGGTCGCGGGCCCTAAGAGGGGTGTCCGGCGCAAACGACTTTTGCTGCGGTATGTAGCCAATCCGCTTGCTGCCGCGTTCCACCGGGTGGCCACCCAACGACACGGTCCCGGAGTGGAGTTCCTGCAATCCGAGAAGGACTTTCAGGAAGCTCGTCTTGCCACTCCCGTTGGGTCCCAGCACAGCAAAGAACTCGCCCGGGTTGATGTCGAGGTCGAGATCCCGCCAGAGTGTCCTCTTGCCGAACTGCAGGCGGGCTCCGCGGAGGCTCACTACCGGTGTCAAAAGTTGTCCTCGATCCGTGCGCTCCGTGGAACGCAGTTGTTGTGCCGCTGGTGTTGGCGGGTGTGGTGGTGGCAGGCAAAAGGCCCCGCAGCCATCCTGAATATCTTAGGACGCCTACGGGGCCCTTCACCGCAATTGGGTTCCGGGAACGCTACTTCTTGAGTGCTGTCGAAATGGATTCCACGTTGTCCGTCATCCACTGGAGGTAGTCTTTCCCGTCAGGCAGCGTCTCAGTGAAGTTCACTACCGGCACGCCGGCGGTGTCCGCGGCCCGTTTGACGGCCTCGGTCTGGGGCCCTTCCGTCTGCTGGTTGTAGGCCAGGAACCGGACAGACTTGGCACTGACAAGGTCAGTGGTTTCCTTCAACACAGCTGCCGGGACATCGGTTTCCTCTTCGATGGCGGCACTGTAAGCCTCAGGGGTCTTGTTTTCCAGGCCGGCTGCTTCCAGCAGGTACAGGGGAACAGGCTCAGTGACCGCCACCGGGGCGTGATCGTTGGCCGCCTTGACGGCAGCGAGTTGTCCGTTGAGTTCAGCGAGCTTCGCTTTAAAGGTGTCCGCATTGGCCGTGAAAGTGGATGCGGACCCCGCGTCCAAGGTGCCCAACTTTACGGCCACTGCATCGGCGAGCTTGCCCATCGCGTCCAGGCTGTACCAGACGTGCTCGTTGAAGTCACCGTGGTCGTGCGCGTGCTCGTCTTCGCTGTGGGCCTCGGCGCTCTTGGAGTCCGTGCCATGGCCTTCCTCTTCGGGCGCAAGCCCTGAGATCTCCACAGCACTGATCATGTTCTCGTGTCCGACCTTGGTCTCGTC
This genomic interval from Paenarthrobacter aurescens TC1 contains the following:
- the hrpA gene encoding ATP-dependent helicase HrpA (identified by match to protein family HMM PF00271; match to protein family HMM PF04408; match to protein family HMM PF07717; match to protein family HMM TIGR01967) — its product is MTLHISYPAELPVSERREDLMAAIAANQVTIIAGETGSGKTTQIPKMCLELGLGDKGLIGHTQPRRLAARTVAERIASELDVEIGQEVGFQVRFTGEVSASTKIKLMTDGILLAEIQRDKLLRKYSTIIIDEAHERSLNIDFILGYLKRILPQRPDLKVIITSATIDPQRFAKHFGSEEDPAPIIEVSGRTYPVEIRYRPLSQPAGGEEDTSDDELEEDRDPLDAVCDAVDELAKEAPGDILVFFSGEREIRDAAEAINGRIQTNRRLAGTEVLPLFARLSLQEQHRVFNPGGKRRIILATNVAETSLTVPGIKYVIDTGTARISRYSHRTKVQRLPIERVSQASANQRSGRCGRVSEGIAIRLYSEEDFESRPQFTDPEILRTNLAAVILQMTAMGVARGPKDVENFPFVEPPDSRAINDGVTLLRELGALSSPKAGDAQGNGRSGSGLTAVGQKLAQLPVDPRLGRMIVEAGKRGCVREVMILAAALTIQDPRERPTDKQQLAAEKHARFRDELSDFTGFLNLWNYIQEKQRELSSTQFRKLCRNEFINYLRVREWQDLFTQLRQMAKPLGIVLDNKREADPVGNYEGIHISLLSGLLSHIGLLDERKREYAGARGSRFAIFPGSALFKKSPAFVMAAELVETSRLWARVAAKFDPLWAEQVAPDLVKRSYSEPHWSSRQGAVMAHEKVTLYGVPIIPNRRVNYGRIDPELSREMFIRHALVEGEWKTHHKFFHRNRALLQEIEELETRMRRRDILVDDQTLFDFYDARVGKEVVSERHFDKWWKDARHTDPALLDFDQSLLMSEDAEALDDSAYPKSWLHKGFELPLSYEFHPVAPGSAPNPSDGVTAEVPVLFLNQLDDAPFRWQIPGQRVELVTALIKSLPKQIRKNFVPAPDVARQATAALEADFDPATDELEPSLELVLRRLRGHVIPPGSWNWDAVPPHLRVSFKVVDSKGKVLDEGKDLAELQEKLAPATRRAIAESLGATPATTSRAKGGKGTGTSGPPNGQTPAPGATPAGDGIVAERGGITTWDFSTVERQVTRTVKGHAVTGFPAIVDEGKSVALRVFQTRPEQEAAMRGGVIRLLALRIPPPDRYVLEHLSNTEKLTFSQNPHGSVSALIADCALAAIDKLVPQDLPWDKEAFDALYEVVRAELIDTVFTVTAVVERVLASTRRIQKELKSNASLPLISALNDMKSQLEQLVFPGFVAQTGYAQLSQLPRYLQGIEKRLQKLPGNVQRDSLNMAIIQALEDDYDDAVSALLPGRRAGTELTRVRWMIEELRVSLFAVELGTAYSVSEKRIRTVLNQALAPA
- a CDS encoding putative histidine triad protein (HIT domain) (identified by match to protein family HMM PF01230) codes for the protein MSTLFTKIINGEIPGRFVWKDQDVVAFLTISPITQGHTLVVPRDEVDSWTHASPELLAKVMDVAQRIGKVQEDLFDAKRVGVLMEGFEVDHLHVHVWPAYSTADFEIHNVDHNPDPAVMEATAVKLRAALREAGHGDAVPED
- a CDS encoding putative Zinc-containing alcohol dehydrogenase (identified by match to protein family HMM PF00107); translation: MTPGRPVPPPLAKPITLDTSESRTGSTLAAAYGATSPDSGLVPLTVARRAPKEDDVEIAIEFCGLCHSDVHATRGEWRVPPYPLVPGHEIVGRVTRVGGAVQDFAPGDRVGVGCLVDSCRECESCLDGLEQYCERGNIGTYGAVDPRNGDSVTQGGYSTSVVVDRRFVLRVPDALDAAAAAPLLCAGITTYSPLRYFDVEEGDSVGVVGLGGLGHMAVKIAKAMGADVTVFTTSESKFDAARALGADHVVLSKDADAMEAANRSIDVIIDTVAAPHDLNPYFRTLRLDGALFQLGLPAEDMPPVSPGLLIRRRLAYAGSLIGGIEETQEMLDFCAEHGVVSDIEVVAAEQLNEAYDRMVAGDVKYRFVLDTATLQEPSERADA
- a CDS encoding putative thiosulfate sulfurtransferase (sseB) (identified by match to protein family HMM PF00581) → MATLISASALHQRLETGERTVLLDVRWVLGRTDGHLDYLTAHLPGAVFVDLPTELADHAQPGLGRHPLPIRDHFQDSARRWGINDGDTIVAYDNSGNMAAARVWWMLRNAGVDAVYLLDGGLAAWRANGYAVETGEVSPAVGNVTLGEDRMPVISESEAAQWHRRGVLLDARAGERYRGEVEPIDPRAGHIPGALSAPTTGNVTAEGMFLPVEELRRRFEELGLGTSSNVAVYCGSGVTASHEIAALEIAGYRAALFPGSFSQWSNNDANDVAVGSEPFEGAGGHPSGTSTAAGSSVGA
- a CDS encoding Pyridoxal-phosphate dependent enzyme (identified by match to protein family HMM PF00291) translates to MSNSCIQDRAWASEAIRKIEAENNRSADTHLYAVPLPEHWGVQLYLKDESTHRSGSLKHRLARSLFLYGLVNGWITEGTTIVEASSGSTAVSEAYFARLIGLPFIAVMTKTTSPEKIALIEEFGGACLLVDHASEVYAVAEETARTSGGYYMDQFTYAERATDWRGNNNIAESIFEQLSLEEHPVPDWIVVGAGTGGTSATIGRYLRYNRYNTRLAVVDPENSAFYPAWRDGDAAAATGLPSRIEGIGRPRSEPSFVPAVIDHMIQVPDAASVAAMRHLRKLTGLHAGPSTGTNLWGVWQLVAGMVAEGRKGNIVSLMCDAGDRYAGSYNDAGWLAAHGLDPAPHEAVLERFHNTGVWTA
- the fur gene encoding ferric uptake regulation protein (identified by match to protein family HMM PF01475), with protein sequence MGFASIPREVSLSMPQGTSSATTGNEAPATSGVKEQRVTKQRLAVSAALDELDDFVSTQELYRLLQNKGISVSLATAYRILQSLADDGLIDVLRNGDGEAVYRRCAVTGHHHHLLCRNCGKAEEVEAPAVETWAARTATEHGFTEVAHTVEIFGLCPECTAKKAAGKL
- a CDS encoding putative ABC-type Mn2+/Zn2+/Fe2+ transport system, permease component (identified by match to protein family HMM PF00950); the encoded protein is MDLESILQTIFNFENYGELLVLVQNSIWAGAVLGLLGGLVGTFVMKRDLAFAVHGISELSFAGAAFALLIGADIIFGSLIGSVAAAVLLGFMGVRARDKNSIIGVIMPFGLGLGILFLALYEGRAANKFGLLTGQIVSVDSVQLQVLAGTAVVVMAALVAIWRPLSFASVDPEMAEARGVPVRGLAIGFMVLLGVSVALSIQIVGALLVLALLITPAAAALRVTTSPRLVVLLSVLFAMTATVGGILLALGSRIPISPYVTTLSFLIYVVCRIIGRVRANRGLNGRVSRDQPAGAL
- a CDS encoding putative cation ABC transporter, ATP-binding protein (identified by match to protein family HMM PF00005), which translates into the protein MTPVVSLRGARLQFGKRTLWRDLDLDINPGEFFAVLGPNGSGKTSFLKVLLGLQELHSGTVSLGGHPVERGSKRIGYIPQQKSFAPDTPLRARDLVGLGIDGHRWGMRFASGNVNQRIDALLEQVGASDYAKVPVGQLSGGEQQRLRVAQALATEPQVLLCDEPLLSLDLHHQQGVSALINKQCHERNSAVVFVTHEINPVIDYVDRVLYLAGGQFRVGTPQEVMTTEVLSELYDSHVEVIHTNGRIVVVGLPDATTHFHDDAHATAGEEF
- a CDS encoding putative solute binding protein (identified by match to protein family HMM PF01297) encodes the protein MCLILILSRSEVLVRRSAARLSVAASAALAALMLSSCAGTAGANNASSSGAIEVVTSTNVYGDVVKAIGGDKVNVSAIITKTSQDPHSYEASAQDKLVISKAKLVVENGGGYDEFLHKIADETKVGHENMISAVEISGLAPEEEGHGTDSKSAEAHSEDEHAHDHGDFNEHVWYSLDAMGKLADAVAVKLGTLDAGSASTFTANADTFKAKLAELNGQLAAVKAANDHAPVAVTEPVPLYLLEAAGLENKTPEAYSAAIEEETDVPAAVLKETTDLVSAKSVRFLAYNQQTEGPQTEAVKRAADTAGVPVVNFTETLPDGKDYLQWMTDNVESISTALKK